A genome region from Myroides fluvii includes the following:
- a CDS encoding phosphonatase-like hydrolase, whose product MKNIALVVFDMAGTTVDEDNLVYKTVCKVIREEGYEVNLEQTLIHGAGKEKLQAIKDILHACTDEKEVEQQANLIFRNFKKQLEDAYTIFPVKTFDGMEDFFKVLRAQNIKVVLNTGYDAKTANKLLDKLNWRVGTTIDGLITSDDVKVGRPSPEMIQLAMKQFDIVDAQKVLKAGDSIIDIEEGKNANCGMVVGVLTGAQNRALLETAEPTLIVNALVELQDLLV is encoded by the coding sequence ATGAAAAATATAGCATTAGTGGTTTTTGATATGGCAGGAACTACGGTTGACGAAGATAATTTAGTTTACAAAACCGTGTGTAAGGTAATTCGAGAGGAGGGGTATGAAGTGAATTTGGAGCAAACCTTAATCCATGGAGCTGGAAAAGAAAAGTTACAAGCGATTAAAGATATTCTCCATGCCTGTACAGACGAAAAAGAGGTAGAGCAACAAGCGAATTTGATTTTTAGAAATTTTAAAAAACAATTGGAAGATGCCTACACTATTTTTCCAGTCAAGACGTTTGATGGAATGGAGGACTTTTTTAAAGTGTTAAGAGCGCAGAATATCAAAGTGGTTTTAAACACGGGGTATGATGCCAAAACAGCCAATAAACTGTTGGATAAGTTGAATTGGCGAGTAGGAACTACCATAGATGGTTTAATTACGTCCGATGATGTAAAGGTGGGAAGACCATCTCCAGAAATGATACAACTGGCGATGAAGCAGTTTGATATCGTTGATGCTCAAAAGGTACTCAAAGCGGGTGACTCCATCATTGATATTGAAGAAGGGAAAAATGCAAACTGCGGAATGGTAGTGGGTGTTTTAACAGGGGCTCAAAATAGAGCTTTACTTGAAACGGCCGAGCCAACTCTCATTGTTAATGCACTCGTGGAGTTACAAGATTTGTTAGTGTAG
- a CDS encoding helix-turn-helix domain-containing protein, with translation MDNYLIGIGKRIKEIRKRNKYTITQVATKAEVSNGLISKIENGRTIPSLPVLLNLIQALDVEVGEFFQHITLAEKGNYILCKKEDYTVIEKEEMAVGFEYRSIFSKQLNTCGFETVLLEVKPNSKRDKVETDAFEFKYMITGECTYVIGEDEVVVLAGDSILFDGRIPHVPINRTQESCLMLVVYFFYDKND, from the coding sequence ATGGATAATTACCTTATTGGTATTGGCAAGCGAATCAAAGAAATTAGGAAGCGAAATAAATATACAATTACTCAGGTTGCGACCAAAGCAGAAGTGAGTAATGGATTAATTTCCAAAATTGAAAACGGCAGAACAATACCCTCTTTACCTGTACTATTAAATTTAATACAAGCCCTTGATGTTGAGGTTGGCGAATTTTTTCAACATATCACATTAGCCGAGAAAGGGAATTATATATTGTGTAAGAAAGAGGATTATACCGTGATTGAAAAAGAAGAAATGGCGGTTGGTTTTGAGTATCGCTCTATTTTTTCTAAGCAACTGAATACTTGCGGATTTGAGACTGTGCTCTTAGAGGTTAAGCCAAATTCAAAAAGAGACAAAGTTGAAACGGATGCCTTTGAGTTTAAATATATGATCACAGGCGAATGCACGTATGTAATTGGAGAAGACGAGGTTGTTGTTCTAGCGGGAGATTCGATTCTATTTGATGGTAGAATCCCACATGTCCCCATCAATCGAACACAAGAAAGCTGTCTGATGTTGGTGGTTTACTTTTTTTATGATAAAAACGATTAA
- a CDS encoding helix-turn-helix domain-containing protein, with product MPNKNRRIVEFIRDEWLSQYTNNSQFARDHDIDEKMVRLIRDDSTYTISLTTLIKICDAKAISLQEFCTLAQV from the coding sequence ATGCCCAATAAGAATAGAAGAATTGTGGAGTTTATCCGAGATGAGTGGTTAAGCCAATACACCAACAACAGTCAATTTGCTCGAGATCACGACATTGATGAGAAAATGGTCCGCTTGATTAGAGATGATAGCACCTATACTATTAGCTTAACCACCTTAATAAAAATTTGCGATGCAAAAGCGATATCCTTACAGGAATTCTGTACGTTAGCTCAAGTCTAA
- a CDS encoding 5'-nucleotidase, lipoprotein e(P4) family, with protein sequence MLKRTFLLAGLLVLSACKTIPSSQVTSTTDPLHNIEVNGKLYAAVFQQNAAEYQALAAQAFNIATLRVDEILTQQFDKPLAIVTDIDETFLDNSPYAVEMARQGKVFSEETWNTWTAKGEALPLLGSLAFFNYAASKGIEVYYITNRTQNDKAGTLKNLKKYNYPFADEHHVIVRTTESSKETRRQKLSETHEIVMLLGDNLSDFSTAFDKKTQEERLQNVKHNQALFGKRFIVLPNTGYGDWESALLEYKRNLTTEEKDELYNKSVKGF encoded by the coding sequence ATGTTAAAAAGAACTTTTCTTCTTGCAGGACTTCTAGTTTTATCTGCATGTAAAACAATCCCTTCAAGTCAAGTTACTTCAACAACCGATCCTTTACACAACATTGAAGTAAATGGTAAATTATACGCAGCCGTATTTCAACAGAATGCCGCTGAATATCAAGCCTTAGCTGCACAAGCCTTCAATATAGCTACGTTGAGAGTAGACGAAATCTTAACGCAACAATTTGACAAGCCTTTGGCTATTGTAACCGATATTGACGAAACATTTTTAGACAATTCACCCTATGCTGTTGAAATGGCACGCCAGGGTAAAGTATTCAGCGAAGAGACATGGAATACTTGGACTGCTAAAGGAGAAGCACTGCCTTTATTAGGGAGCTTAGCATTTTTCAATTACGCTGCTTCTAAGGGAATCGAAGTGTATTATATTACCAACCGCACGCAAAATGACAAGGCGGGTACCCTAAAGAATTTAAAGAAGTACAATTATCCTTTTGCCGATGAGCATCATGTGATTGTGCGCACCACAGAATCTAGCAAAGAAACAAGAAGACAAAAGTTAAGTGAAACTCACGAAATCGTTATGCTACTTGGCGATAACCTTTCTGATTTTTCTACTGCTTTTGACAAAAAAACACAAGAAGAGCGCTTGCAAAATGTAAAGCATAATCAAGCTTTATTTGGCAAGAGATTCATTGTTTTACCCAATACAGGATATGGAGATTGGGAATCAGCTTTGTTAGAATACAAACGCAATCTGACAACAGAAGAAAAAGACGAGCTTTACAATAAAAGTGTAAAGGGCTTTTAA
- the cysK gene encoding cysteine synthase A yields MKAQTILETIGRTPHVKINKLFPENINVWIKLEKQNPGGSLKDRIALAMIEDAEAKGIINKNTTIIEPTSGNTGVGLAMVCAVKGYQLILVMPESMSIERRKLMAAFGAKFVLTPRELGTAGSVAKATELAEQMENAWVPQQFNNFSNPEIHRKTTALEIINDFPEGIDYLITGVGTGGHITGVAEVLKEKFPKLKVFAVEPKNSPVLSGGQPGPHPLQGIGAGFIPKVVNTAIFDGIITIDKDEAFAYTNRIAKEEGILAGISTGTSLAAIAKKLPEIEAGATILTFNYDTGERYWSVDDLFDEKAAEYKE; encoded by the coding sequence ATGAAAGCACAGACAATTTTAGAAACTATAGGGCGTACCCCTCACGTAAAAATTAACAAGCTTTTTCCAGAAAATATCAATGTATGGATAAAGTTAGAAAAACAAAACCCAGGAGGAAGTTTAAAGGATCGCATTGCTTTAGCTATGATTGAAGATGCGGAGGCAAAAGGAATAATCAATAAAAACACGACTATTATTGAGCCTACTTCAGGAAATACTGGAGTTGGATTGGCCATGGTTTGTGCGGTTAAGGGCTATCAGTTAATTTTGGTTATGCCGGAATCCATGAGTATCGAAAGAAGAAAACTCATGGCTGCATTTGGAGCAAAATTCGTGTTAACCCCAAGAGAATTAGGCACAGCAGGTTCTGTTGCCAAAGCTACAGAACTAGCAGAACAAATGGAAAATGCATGGGTACCTCAACAGTTCAACAATTTTTCAAACCCAGAAATTCACCGTAAAACCACTGCTTTAGAAATCATCAACGATTTTCCAGAAGGAATTGACTACCTCATTACCGGAGTGGGAACTGGTGGACATATTACAGGTGTGGCTGAGGTGTTAAAAGAAAAATTCCCTAAGCTAAAGGTATTTGCAGTTGAGCCGAAAAACTCACCTGTATTAAGTGGTGGGCAACCAGGCCCTCACCCCCTACAAGGTATTGGCGCTGGATTCATACCAAAAGTAGTTAATACGGCTATTTTCGATGGGATTATTACCATTGATAAAGACGAGGCGTTTGCGTATACCAATCGCATCGCTAAAGAAGAGGGTATTTTAGCTGGAATCTCAACTGGAACATCACTTGCTGCTATTGCGAAAAAATTGCCTGAAATCGAAGCTGGCGCTACGATATTAACCTTTAACTATGATACAGGAGAACGCTATTGGTCTGTAGATGATCTATTTGATGAAAAAGCAGCCGAATACAAAGAATAA
- a CDS encoding serine O-acetyltransferase produces MDFIQELLYKNESTTAFLDKKRMEQFTDTLFHFLFQLEDKRYHSEQAINIRLNTLKNEMVSILFSINNLENRSHQIATDFFDALPSIYTLLNTDATAILENDPAATCLQEVHIAYPGFYAIAIYRFAHQLQQQQVRLLPRIWTEYAHNKTGIDIHPAASIGSHFCIDHGTGIVIGETCVIGANVKIYQGVTLGAISVSKDKANTRRHPYIEDNVVIYSGATILGGDTVIGHDSVIGGNVWLTKSVDPNSIIYSKSKVYSKYTDKYPEPINFII; encoded by the coding sequence ATGGATTTTATTCAAGAATTACTATATAAAAACGAAAGCACTACCGCTTTTTTAGACAAAAAAAGAATGGAGCAATTTACAGATACGCTATTCCATTTTTTATTTCAATTAGAAGACAAGCGATATCATTCTGAGCAAGCGATTAACATCCGATTAAACACGCTAAAGAATGAGATGGTCTCTATTTTATTTAGCATTAATAATTTAGAAAATCGCTCGCATCAAATTGCGACTGATTTTTTTGATGCACTCCCTTCTATTTATACTTTATTAAATACTGATGCCACTGCTATTTTAGAAAATGACCCTGCAGCTACATGCCTTCAGGAGGTACACATTGCTTACCCTGGTTTTTATGCAATTGCTATTTATCGCTTTGCTCATCAATTGCAGCAGCAGCAAGTGCGATTACTACCCCGTATTTGGACGGAATATGCACACAATAAAACGGGAATAGACATTCACCCTGCCGCTAGTATTGGTTCTCATTTTTGCATCGATCACGGAACGGGAATTGTAATTGGCGAAACTTGTGTGATTGGCGCCAATGTTAAGATATACCAAGGTGTTACCTTAGGTGCTATTTCTGTTTCTAAAGACAAAGCCAATACGCGTCGCCACCCTTACATTGAGGACAATGTTGTTATTTACTCAGGGGCTACGATTTTAGGAGGAGACACGGTTATTGGTCACGACTCTGTCATTGGGGGTAACGTATGGTTGACCAAAAGTGTAGATCCCAACTCTATTATTTACAGTAAAAGTAAGGTATATTCCAAGTATACAGACAAATATCCAGAACCTATCAATTTTATTATATAA
- a CDS encoding winged helix-turn-helix transcriptional regulator, with the protein MTTLDLHAIQHTLHSINGKWRVPILVTLFHIDRGRYSTIQQCLPKIGSKMLTSELKMLEQLNLIERIITETPITIEYQLSSKGKSLYAILEALSAWGEKEAPSRATQLTDENKHEINHSLTFNI; encoded by the coding sequence ATGACAACGTTAGATCTTCATGCGATTCAACATACGCTTCATTCCATCAATGGAAAATGGAGAGTTCCTATCTTGGTAACCTTGTTTCATATCGATCGGGGGCGTTACTCCACCATACAGCAATGTTTACCTAAAATTGGAAGCAAGATGCTTACCTCTGAGTTAAAAATGTTAGAGCAATTGAATCTCATTGAGCGCATCATTACGGAAACACCTATAACAATAGAATATCAATTGAGTTCCAAGGGAAAATCACTTTATGCTATTTTAGAAGCACTTTCTGCTTGGGGTGAAAAAGAAGCTCCGAGTAGAGCGACACAATTAACAGATGAAAACAAACACGAAATCAATCATTCCTTAACCTTCAACATCTAA
- a CDS encoding cold-shock protein — protein MQQGTVKFFNETKGFGFITPDDNGADIFVHTSGLVDRIRENDVVTYEVEKGKKGLNAVEVRRVR, from the coding sequence ATGCAACAAGGAACAGTAAAGTTTTTTAATGAAACTAAAGGATTTGGTTTTATCACACCAGACGATAACGGAGCAGATATTTTCGTTCACACTTCAGGGTTAGTTGACCGTATTCGTGAAAACGACGTAGTTACTTACGAAGTTGAAAAAGGAAAAAAAGGATTAAACGCAGTTGAAGTTAGACGAGTTAGATAG
- a CDS encoding cold-shock protein, which produces MADSFFKKENNKKKKQKQDEKLKRREERKQNNNKGKELEDLFVYVNKMGQLTHLTPEEQAAQEKKETLKMEKITQEDHEGIISYVTDKGYAFVIDSKTRESIFLHQNELNVPLEKGLQISFKLEQSKNGIRAVNAAKKE; this is translated from the coding sequence ATGGCAGATTCATTTTTTAAGAAAGAGAACAACAAAAAAAAGAAGCAAAAACAAGACGAAAAATTAAAACGCAGAGAGGAGCGCAAACAAAACAACAACAAAGGAAAGGAGTTAGAGGATTTATTTGTTTACGTGAACAAGATGGGACAATTGACTCACCTTACACCTGAAGAACAAGCGGCTCAAGAGAAGAAGGAAACGCTGAAAATGGAAAAGATCACTCAAGAAGATCACGAAGGCATTATCAGCTACGTAACGGACAAAGGATATGCTTTTGTTATTGATTCAAAAACAAGAGAAAGCATCTTCCTTCACCAGAATGAACTGAACGTTCCCTTAGAAAAGGGACTACAAATAAGCTTTAAGCTAGAACAAAGTAAAAACGGAATACGCGCGGTGAATGCCGCTAAAAAAGAATAA
- a CDS encoding TonB-dependent receptor domain-containing protein — translation MIEDQEQQSIRAAVLYLNQTTYTADLSGRIHLELKEEQKASVMVYAEGYLPLQQEVKLYNGSAYTLKLTKEVTLLDNIQIAKAAEEKEVNRGIIRALEVDAKSQVLRPASLSDLMNRTTGIRVRESGGLGGETNVNLNGFQGHAIRYFKDGIPLNYLGSAYTLATIPLDVLNKVEVYKGVIPAYLAGDVLGGAVNFVSSTNQTNTLRVSTVYGSFNTWRTAVRGHFNLNDNIYVGGEFFSNYSDNDYKIKTPNPELAQDVAQVRLFHNRYRQYYTNAYVGAKHLKIADVLQFDLSYYALDKQIQHSPTTMLTPFGGIEERQHSWVPTLRYKKKLVQDRLSIDQFVAYNVVKSKTIDTLQGRYTWLGEFVPRGFRGEGDHPTQAKIDMTFFTSRTLVGYQWNKNQQLWFNTTYTYAKRIGTDDYGKRIEETQQPIMEVPSYYKKNVIALGWTSQWLNAQLETTLLLKKYNYTSEGLNTAYQVDWRTKDLHTTSNNAWGWAMASKYQVKEKINLRFSIEHARRLPGYSELFGDYLFIASNFDLKPEQSLNFNLGIEHELGRLKYSFTSFYRHTKDIIVLTAGSPPLSLFINKERAVGYGFEGDLSFQFTPTTKIYGNFTWQSIRYGRFENIADQWLKGNRVPNIPYFFANLGGERKWKQLLTTQDVLTLYAQANFVREFYIQPIDKSMEPSGFLGLFGRSKGDVKNIVPDQTALIAGIVYEWPSSGWSIGLEGRNLLNQDLYDYYKIQKAGRSFYLKFNYKLN, via the coding sequence TTGATTGAAGATCAAGAACAGCAATCGATTCGAGCTGCTGTACTTTATCTCAACCAAACGACCTATACTGCGGATCTATCTGGGCGTATTCATCTTGAATTAAAAGAAGAGCAAAAAGCAAGCGTAATGGTATATGCTGAAGGGTATCTACCCTTACAACAAGAAGTGAAACTATACAACGGCAGCGCTTATACCCTCAAATTAACCAAAGAAGTGACGCTTTTAGACAATATTCAAATCGCTAAGGCAGCGGAAGAGAAGGAGGTTAATCGCGGTATTATACGCGCTTTGGAAGTTGATGCTAAAAGCCAAGTACTTCGACCTGCATCTTTGAGTGATTTGATGAATCGAACAACCGGAATACGCGTTAGAGAAAGTGGAGGCCTAGGGGGAGAAACAAATGTCAACCTCAACGGCTTTCAAGGACATGCCATTCGCTATTTTAAGGATGGAATTCCGCTTAATTATCTCGGAAGTGCTTATACACTCGCTACGATTCCTTTGGATGTGTTAAACAAAGTAGAAGTTTACAAAGGCGTGATTCCTGCATATCTAGCAGGTGACGTCTTAGGAGGGGCAGTTAATTTTGTTTCTAGTACGAACCAGACCAATACACTTAGAGTTTCGACAGTATATGGTTCTTTCAATACTTGGCGTACCGCAGTACGCGGACATTTCAACCTCAATGATAACATCTACGTTGGCGGGGAATTTTTCTCTAACTATTCGGATAATGATTATAAAATTAAGACGCCTAATCCAGAACTAGCACAAGACGTCGCTCAAGTGCGTTTATTTCACAATCGCTACAGACAATATTACACCAATGCATATGTAGGAGCAAAGCATTTAAAAATTGCTGATGTTTTACAATTTGATCTGAGTTATTATGCGTTAGATAAACAAATTCAGCATAGTCCCACAACGATGCTTACTCCATTTGGTGGAATTGAAGAGCGCCAACACAGTTGGGTACCTACTTTGCGCTACAAAAAGAAACTCGTACAAGACCGACTGTCTATCGATCAATTTGTCGCTTATAACGTCGTGAAAAGCAAAACGATAGATACGTTACAAGGGCGCTATACTTGGTTAGGAGAATTTGTTCCGAGAGGATTCAGAGGAGAAGGGGACCATCCCACGCAAGCGAAAATTGATATGACTTTTTTTACCAGTCGTACGTTGGTGGGCTATCAGTGGAATAAGAATCAACAGTTGTGGTTCAACACTACCTATACTTATGCCAAGAGAATCGGTACGGATGATTATGGCAAGAGAATAGAAGAAACTCAACAACCAATTATGGAGGTTCCTTCGTATTACAAGAAAAATGTCATCGCTTTAGGATGGACCAGTCAATGGTTGAACGCCCAATTGGAAACAACACTTTTGTTGAAAAAGTATAACTATACCAGTGAAGGACTCAATACCGCCTATCAAGTGGATTGGAGAACAAAGGATCTGCATACTACTTCCAATAATGCCTGGGGATGGGCCATGGCGTCCAAGTACCAAGTAAAGGAAAAGATCAATCTTCGCTTTTCTATTGAACATGCCCGTCGATTACCTGGTTATAGCGAACTCTTTGGGGATTATCTATTTATTGCATCTAATTTTGACCTGAAACCTGAACAGAGTTTGAATTTTAATTTGGGAATCGAACATGAACTGGGGCGATTGAAATACAGTTTTACTTCCTTTTATCGTCATACCAAGGATATAATTGTTCTAACAGCAGGAAGCCCCCCTTTATCGCTTTTCATTAATAAAGAACGAGCAGTAGGGTATGGTTTTGAAGGAGATTTGTCGTTTCAATTTACACCAACAACTAAAATTTACGGTAATTTCACTTGGCAAAGTATTCGCTATGGTCGTTTTGAAAACATAGCAGATCAATGGCTTAAGGGAAATCGAGTGCCTAATATTCCGTATTTCTTTGCCAATCTAGGAGGAGAACGAAAATGGAAGCAGCTCTTGACTACACAAGACGTATTAACGCTGTACGCACAGGCGAACTTCGTGCGCGAATTCTATATTCAACCCATTGATAAATCGATGGAACCTAGTGGGTTTCTCGGGCTCTTTGGTCGGAGTAAAGGGGATGTGAAAAATATTGTTCCCGATCAAACTGCTTTAATTGCGGGTATTGTGTATGAATGGCCTTCTAGTGGGTGGTCTATAGGACTGGAGGGAAGAAATTTACTGAATCAAGATTTATATGATTATTACAAAATTCAAAAAGCAGGTAGGAGCTTCTATCTGAAATTCAATTATAAACTCAATTAA